From Nonlabens sp. Ci31, the proteins below share one genomic window:
- a CDS encoding RHS repeat domain-containing protein, translating to MTQDGNQRIGGNGVAPNWMFTKYDKLGRVVYTGLFTSPLSRKQLQQQHLDTQTASNVYETRIKTGFTNGGKAIRYSNTNFPSNLNNMTVLSVSYYDDATQVAGSNTTYDTDVILSNNLAYTNVYSPILSTSNTGLPTISETRVLGTNDWITSASYYDIKARAVYGAMVNDYLGTWDKSWSNIDFIGKATETKTEHHKQSLSQTITTTDYLTYDHMDRLTTHVQMIGSQPLERVVNNTYDAMGQLESKGVGGTTTASQSLQTVDYNYNVRGWLTNINDQNNLGNDLFGFDINYNAPALGSGSEALYNGNISETLWKTANDGITRGYQYGYDALNRIKYATYRGGTQHQASGMLENYSVNNVNYDKNGNITTLNRKGLFENASNSTMSMDYVDKLTYQYSPKSNQLINVRDIADVAANNTFNGGFKDKYSGINYIYGDANGNMTQDNNKNIQSISYNHLNLPTQIEFTGDRTIVYTYDASGVKLKKEIFLTVRDLFNPVADLTSIYAGNYIYEKDSSGEKLSFFSHPEGYIEKNGTDYDYVYQYKDHLGTVRLSYSDTNNNGSVTSAEIREENNYYPFGLKHKGYNNVITGRDHKYGFGGKEEQGELGLEWHDFHARNYDASLGRWMNLDNLSEMYYNHSPFNYTTNNPIYFIDPDGNKIIDNDGIVSKQKSQIASDQNDVNLMVSNGALDTEVAKKINNFYNSVLKEITDLEDSKQVYRVSYDSNFSGNEGETSYDWINHDVAVKFSKSASFGTVGHELKHAYQFETGNVGFTRNGQSPLYDITDETEGYNRELDLERTISQFSPVNPLSPIKGNKRDFTDQDIIDKGKTFTVPAYQNLPSSSISINSKTGRKLRKMAKESGLNDTPVNNVYIGWQKDYNKGVKKRK from the coding sequence TTGACTCAAGATGGAAATCAGCGCATAGGTGGTAATGGAGTTGCTCCCAACTGGATGTTTACGAAGTATGATAAGTTAGGAAGAGTGGTCTACACGGGGCTTTTTACGAGTCCGCTTTCGCGAAAGCAATTACAGCAGCAACATCTCGATACACAAACAGCAAGTAATGTTTATGAGACACGTATCAAAACTGGTTTTACCAATGGAGGAAAAGCCATACGTTATTCTAATACTAATTTTCCATCAAATCTAAACAATATGACCGTGCTGAGTGTCAGTTATTATGACGATGCTACTCAGGTTGCGGGATCTAATACAACCTACGATACAGATGTGATTTTAAGCAATAACTTAGCCTATACTAATGTGTACAGTCCTATTTTATCTACATCAAACACAGGGCTTCCTACCATAAGCGAAACCAGAGTATTAGGAACTAACGACTGGATCACCAGTGCTTCTTACTACGACATCAAAGCAAGAGCCGTATATGGAGCAATGGTCAACGATTATTTGGGTACTTGGGACAAGAGCTGGAGCAATATAGATTTTATAGGCAAGGCAACAGAGACCAAAACCGAACACCACAAACAAAGTCTTTCTCAGACCATCACAACTACAGATTATCTTACTTATGACCATATGGATAGACTGACCACTCATGTGCAAATGATAGGCTCACAGCCATTAGAGCGCGTCGTAAACAATACCTATGACGCTATGGGACAGCTAGAATCTAAGGGCGTAGGAGGAACAACAACAGCATCACAAAGTTTACAAACGGTAGATTATAATTACAATGTACGAGGATGGTTGACCAATATTAACGATCAAAATAATTTAGGTAATGATCTTTTTGGGTTTGACATAAATTATAACGCTCCTGCTTTAGGTTCTGGATCTGAAGCATTGTACAATGGTAATATATCTGAGACCTTATGGAAAACTGCAAATGATGGAATTACGAGAGGCTATCAATACGGTTACGATGCTCTCAATAGAATAAAGTATGCTACCTATAGAGGAGGAACCCAACATCAAGCCTCTGGAATGTTAGAAAACTATTCCGTAAACAATGTCAACTATGATAAGAATGGAAATATTACCACTTTAAATAGAAAGGGTCTTTTTGAAAACGCATCAAATAGTACGATGTCTATGGATTATGTGGACAAGCTTACTTATCAGTACAGTCCTAAAAGCAATCAGTTAATAAACGTAAGGGATATTGCAGATGTTGCGGCAAATAATACATTCAATGGAGGCTTTAAAGATAAATACTCAGGAATTAACTACATTTATGGTGACGCAAATGGGAATATGACTCAGGATAACAACAAAAATATTCAAAGCATAAGCTATAATCACTTGAACTTACCTACCCAAATAGAGTTTACCGGTGATCGTACAATTGTTTACACTTACGATGCATCTGGGGTAAAATTAAAAAAAGAAATATTTTTAACTGTACGGGATTTGTTTAATCCAGTAGCTGATCTTACCAGTATTTATGCCGGGAATTACATCTATGAAAAAGACAGCTCTGGTGAGAAGCTTTCGTTCTTCTCCCATCCAGAGGGCTATATAGAAAAGAATGGGACTGATTACGACTATGTATATCAATATAAAGACCACTTAGGTACGGTAAGACTTTCTTACTCAGATACCAATAACAACGGCTCTGTAACAAGTGCTGAGATCAGAGAAGAGAATAATTACTATCCTTTTGGGCTTAAACATAAAGGGTATAATAACGTGATTACTGGACGTGATCATAAATATGGTTTTGGTGGTAAAGAAGAACAGGGTGAACTTGGTTTAGAATGGCATGATTTTCATGCTAGGAATTATGATGCAAGTTTGGGTAGATGGATGAATTTGGATAATCTAAGTGAAATGTATTATAACCATTCACCTTTCAACTATACTACAAACAATCCTATCTATTTTATAGATCCAGATGGAAATAAAATAATTGATAATGATGGAATCGTATCAAAACAAAAAAGTCAAATAGCAAGTGATCAGAATGATGTAAATCTCATGGTCAGTAATGGAGCACTTGATACTGAAGTTGCTAAAAAAATTAACAATTTCTATAATTCAGTTTTAAAAGAGATAACAGATTTAGAAGATTCAAAACAAGTTTATAGAGTATCATATGATAGCAATTTTTCCGGTAATGAAGGTGAAACAAGTTATGATTGGATTAATCATGATGTTGCTGTAAAGTTTAGTAAATCCGCATCATTTGGTACTGTTGGTCACGAATTAAAACACGCTTATCAATTTGAGACAGGTAATGTTGGATTTACTAGAAACGGACAATCTCCATTATATGATATTACAGATGAAACTGAAGGTTATAATCGTGAACTTGATCTAGAACGTACTATTAGTCAATTTTCTCCGGTAAACCCACTTTCTCCAATAAAAGGGAATAAACGAGATTTTACCGATCAAGATATCATAGACAAAGGAAAAACTTTTACTGTTCCTGCTTATCAAAACTTGCCTAGTAGCTCTATTAGTATTAATAGTAAGACAGGTAGAAAATTACGTAAAATGGCCAAAGAATCTGGGTTAAATGATACGCCTGTAAACAATGTTTATATCGGATGGCAGAAGGATTACAATAAAGGTGTTAAAAAAAGAAAATAA
- a CDS encoding transposase, protein MASFPFYSSCCVDHERDARASWDDLIIYDRGYPSYDFINQHLDRGLNYVMRVKIGFSGLIKDFEKSGKKSIVTEMYPGKNAKLSDKQYTRNTPIKVRLVRVELGKGQVEILITSLANSNLYSTNEFKQLYFKRWRVETFYDELKNKLKVEHFSGYSNLSILQDFKAALFVSNVQTLIVSELEDEIKEGNQTKKYDYKVNTNVSYGLLKNRIVTLFLEEQSVETDIVEELKLLFKSNLVPIRPNRKFERRPGKYRNRIKPKITKNQKDGV, encoded by the coding sequence ATTGCTAGCTTTCCTTTTTATTCTTCATGTTGTGTAGATCACGAGCGTGACGCTCGCGCCAGCTGGGATGATTTGATAATTTATGATAGAGGTTACCCTTCGTATGATTTCATTAATCAACATCTTGATAGAGGATTAAATTATGTAATGAGAGTTAAGATAGGTTTTAGCGGTCTAATTAAGGATTTTGAAAAGAGCGGTAAAAAATCTATTGTTACTGAAATGTATCCAGGGAAAAACGCAAAGCTTTCAGACAAACAATACACTCGAAATACGCCTATTAAAGTTAGACTTGTTAGGGTAGAATTAGGAAAAGGTCAGGTTGAGATTTTGATAACATCTTTAGCAAATAGTAACTTATACTCAACTAATGAGTTTAAACAGCTCTATTTTAAGCGCTGGAGAGTAGAAACTTTTTATGATGAGCTTAAAAATAAATTGAAAGTAGAACATTTTTCAGGTTACTCAAACCTAAGTATTCTTCAAGATTTTAAAGCTGCATTATTTGTCAGTAATGTACAAACATTAATAGTTAGTGAATTAGAAGATGAAATTAAGGAAGGTAATCAGACTAAGAAATATGATTACAAGGTAAATACCAATGTGTCTTACGGGCTATTAAAAAATAGAATTGTAACACTGTTTTTGGAAGAACAATCAGTTGAAACAGATATTGTAGAAGAACTTAAATTATTATTCAAATCAAATTTAGTGCCTATAAGACCTAATCGGAAATTTGAACGTAGACCAGGGAAATATCGTAATCGTATAAAACCTAAAATAACTAAAAATCAGAAAGATGGAGTTTGA
- a CDS encoding RHS repeat domain-containing protein, whose amino-acid sequence MNLSAKDRFAGDQKINYIYDAAGIKMQKRVYHATSHTVPIKITSYAGNYIYEKDNSGEKLSFFSHPEGYVEKNGSTYSYVYQYKDHLNNIRLSYSDINGGGSVDSSEIKEENNYYPFGGKLKGFNNVITGRDHKYGFGGKEEQDELGLEWMDFHARNYDASLGRWMNIDPMAEKFYDFTPYNYANNNPIYLLILMGWSLKIGFTKTEVIIGMKILMQLMKFRRIAE is encoded by the coding sequence ATGAACCTCTCTGCCAAAGATCGTTTTGCCGGCGATCAAAAAATCAACTACATTTATGATGCAGCAGGAATAAAAATGCAAAAAAGAGTGTACCACGCCACGTCACATACCGTGCCTATTAAAATCACCAGCTATGCGGGTAACTACATCTATGAAAAAGACAACTCTGGTGAGAAGCTTTCGTTCTTCTCCCATCCAGAGGGTTATGTAGAGAAGAACGGAAGTACATACAGTTATGTCTATCAATATAAAGACCACTTAAATAACATAAGACTTTCTTATTCAGATATTAACGGAGGTGGTTCTGTAGATTCTTCTGAAATCAAAGAAGAGAATAATTATTATCCCTTTGGTGGAAAATTAAAAGGCTTTAATAATGTGATTACTGGGCGTGACCATAAATATGGTTTTGGTGGTAAAGAAGAACAAGATGAACTTGGATTAGAATGGATGGACTTCCATGCTAGAAATTATGATGCAAGTCTAGGTAGGTGGATGAATATTGATCCAATGGCTGAAAAATTCTATGATTTTACTCCATATAACTATGCGAATAATAACCCTATTTATTTATTGATCCTGATGGGATGGAGTCTAAAGATTGGGTTTACAAAGACGGAGGTTATTATTGGGATGAAAATATTAATGCAGCTGATGAAGTTCCGGAGAATAGCGGAATAG
- a CDS encoding RHS repeat domain-containing protein yields the protein MNLSAKDRFAGDQKINYIYDAAGIKMQKRVYHATSHTVPIKITSYAGNYIYEKESTTESLQFFSYPEGYVEKNGSSFDYVYQYKDHLKNVRLSYSDSNNDGSIDAATEIISEKNYYPFGLTHKGYNNVISGNSNAAADKFGFGGKELQDELGLEWMDFHARNYDASLGRWMNVDPLAEKFVAWSPYVYVHNNPINMTDPTGMEAEWVPDQNGNLIAQAGDNAASLAKHLNISESKASNMINSQNLTRDNYVESDPSVTKDQTLIVDNIMTRGTDSETDTSDKTSYQYNCHDCSKAVVTGEELSSSMTSRGAPSLADPIFTTRKDKNYKESTTEVTANEAVFGQTVITIGTLHSVVYYGKSQDGTVYAFTKEGHSSFVKPRVEKLSDIYNRHNATTKGDEKIRYFNHNSN from the coding sequence ATGAACCTCTCTGCCAAAGATCGTTTTGCCGGCGATCAAAAAATCAACTACATTTATGATGCAGCAGGAATAAAAATGCAAAAAAGAGTGTACCACGCCACGTCACATACCGTGCCTATTAAAATCACCAGCTATGCGGGTAACTACATCTATGAAAAAGAATCCACCACAGAATCTCTACAATTTTTCTCCTATCCAGAAGGCTACGTAGAGAAGAATGGATCAAGCTTTGACTATGTATATCAATACAAAGACCATCTTAAAAATGTAAGACTTTCTTATTCAGATAGTAACAATGACGGATCGATAGATGCAGCAACAGAAATCATATCGGAGAAAAATTATTATCCATTTGGATTGACTCACAAAGGATATAACAATGTTATAAGCGGTAACTCAAATGCAGCTGCTGATAAATTTGGTTTTGGTGGTAAAGAATTACAGGATGAACTAGGTTTGGAATGGATGGATTTTCATGCTAGGAATTATGATGCTAGTTTGGGTAGGTGGATGAATGTAGATCCACTGGCGGAGAAGTTTGTTGCTTGGAGTCCGTATGTTTACGTTCACAATAATCCAATTAATATGACTGACCCTACTGGTATGGAAGCAGAATGGGTTCCAGACCAAAACGGAAACTTAATAGCGCAAGCTGGAGATAACGCAGCTAGTCTTGCTAAACATCTGAATATATCTGAAAGTAAAGCTTCTAATATGATTAATAGCCAAAATCTAACTAGAGATAATTATGTTGAAAGTGATCCTAGTGTAACTAAAGATCAAACTCTTATTGTTGATAACATTATGACCAGAGGAACTGATTCAGAAACTGATACAAGCGATAAAACATCTTACCAATATAATTGTCATGATTGTTCGAAAGCAGTTGTTACAGGAGAGGAATTGAGCTCTAGTATGACAAGTAGAGGTGCGCCGTCTTTAGCAGACCCTATTTTCACTACAAGAAAGGATAAAAATTATAAAGAATCTACAACTGAAGTTACAGCAAACGAAGCTGTTTTTGGACAAACAGTAATAACTATAGGTACTTTACATTCTGTAGTTTATTATGGTAAAAGTCAGGATGGTACAGTCTATGCTTTCACTAAAGAAGGGCATAGTAGTTTTGTTAAACCAAGGGTGGAGAAGCTTTCAGATATATACAACCGACATAACGCAACAACTAAAGGTGATGAAAAAATTAGGTATTTTAATCATAATAGTAATTAG
- a CDS encoding ORF6N domain-containing protein — protein sequence MSKKEISIPEEIIANKIHLIREQKVMLDKDLAELYQVETKQLKRQVRRNIDRFPEDFMIELDQEEFTNLRSQSGTSKWGGTRYAPMAFTEQGVAMLSSVLSSPTAIKVHIQIIRVFTKIREVLKNHSDLLLRMEKLERNTSKHDMQISQVFDLIKQLVKQEEAPRTQIGYKKDNK from the coding sequence ATGAGTAAAAAAGAAATCTCCATACCAGAAGAAATAATTGCTAATAAAATACACTTGATAAGAGAACAGAAAGTAATGTTGGATAAAGACCTAGCAGAACTTTATCAAGTTGAAACCAAGCAACTCAAACGCCAAGTTAGAAGAAATATAGATCGTTTTCCTGAAGATTTTATGATCGAACTGGATCAAGAAGAGTTTACAAACTTGAGGAGCCAATCTGGCACCTCAAAATGGGGCGGAACAAGATATGCTCCTATGGCTTTTACTGAGCAAGGAGTTGCAATGTTATCAAGTGTTTTAAGTAGCCCAACGGCCATAAAAGTACACATCCAAATCATAAGAGTATTTACCAAGATCCGAGAAGTTCTAAAAAATCATAGCGATTTACTTTTACGAATGGAAAAGCTAGAAAGAAATACCAGTAAACACGATATGCAAATTTCACAGGTTTTTGATCTCATAAAACAGTTGGTAAAACAAGAAGAAGCTCCACGTACACAAATCGGTTACAAAAAAGATAACAAATAA
- a CDS encoding type II toxin-antitoxin system Phd/YefM family antitoxin, giving the protein METVNYTDFRSNLKHWFDKVVNDVSDIIIKRKSGKDLVLISLDEYNSLKETTYLLTGKNRDILLNSIKELEAGKGVQKGLIE; this is encoded by the coding sequence ATGGAAACAGTAAATTATACAGACTTTCGTTCCAATCTGAAGCATTGGTTTGATAAAGTAGTCAATGATGTAAGCGATATCATTATCAAGCGTAAAAGTGGTAAAGACCTTGTTTTAATATCGTTAGACGAATACAACTCATTAAAGGAAACGACCTATTTGCTAACAGGAAAAAATAGAGATATTTTATTAAACTCTATCAAAGAACTTGAAGCAGGTAAAGGAGTTCAAAAAGGTTTAATAGAATAG
- a CDS encoding Txe/YoeB family addiction module toxin has product MKLTWSTSSWEDYLYWQKVDKKIVKRINELIKSCLRTPFEGIGKPEALKGDLQGYLSRRITSEHRLVYKYEKEEILIAACRYHYGK; this is encoded by the coding sequence ATGAAATTAACTTGGTCTACTTCTTCTTGGGAAGATTATTTGTATTGGCAGAAAGTCGATAAGAAAATCGTAAAACGAATTAATGAACTTATTAAAAGTTGTTTGCGAACACCTTTTGAAGGCATAGGAAAACCCGAAGCTTTAAAGGGCGATTTACAGGGTTATTTGTCAAGACGAATAACATCAGAACATCGATTGGTTTACAAATACGAAAAAGAAGAAATCTTGATAGCAGCTTGTCGTTATCATTACGGGAAATAA
- a CDS encoding REP-associated tyrosine transposase has translation MCRKYKFADKSGAYFISFATVNWIDVFTRDTYFWCIIASLDFCRKNKGMELYGYCIMPSHVHLIFRSALNDPSGLIRDFKGFTSKKIVKIIDDNPQESRKEWMLWMFERAGKKNSNVTNKQFWQQDNKPIEIWSLNVFEQKLKYIHNNPVVSGFVTNPIDWKFSSARNYGNDDHTILEIDIN, from the coding sequence ATGTGCCGAAAGTATAAATTTGCAGATAAATCTGGTGCGTACTTTATAAGCTTTGCTACTGTGAACTGGATAGATGTATTTACTAGAGACACTTACTTTTGGTGTATTATAGCATCGTTAGATTTTTGCAGAAAAAATAAAGGCATGGAGCTTTATGGTTATTGTATCATGCCAAGCCACGTTCATTTAATTTTTCGGTCAGCATTAAACGATCCATCAGGATTAATAAGAGATTTTAAAGGGTTTACTTCAAAGAAAATAGTTAAAATCATTGATGATAATCCACAAGAAAGCCGAAAAGAATGGATGCTCTGGATGTTTGAACGTGCTGGCAAAAAAAATAGCAATGTTACCAATAAACAGTTTTGGCAGCAGGATAATAAACCAATAGAGATTTGGTCATTAAACGTATTTGAGCAGAAACTAAAATACATACACAACAATCCTGTTGTATCAGGCTTTGTGACCAACCCAATAGATTGGAAATTTAGCAGTGCAAGAAATTATGGTAATGATGACCATACCATTTTGGAAATTGATATAAATTAG
- a CDS encoding ORF6N domain-containing protein, whose protein sequence is MSEKEISIPEEIIANKIFLVRDKKVMLDSSLAELYQVETKRLNEQVKRNSDRFPDDFMFQLTKEEWTDLKSQNATSSWGGRRSEPFVFTEHGVLMLSSVLNSERAIAVNIKIMRVYTRIKEMLLTSNDLLLRMEKLERNTSKHDMQISQVFDLIKQLVKREEAPRTQIGYKADNE, encoded by the coding sequence ATGAGTGAAAAAGAAATCTCCATACCAGAAGAAATAATCGCTAATAAAATATTTTTAGTTAGAGATAAAAAAGTGATGTTGGACAGCAGTCTTGCGGAGCTTTATCAAGTAGAAACAAAACGTTTAAATGAGCAAGTAAAAAGAAATAGTGATCGTTTTCCAGATGATTTTATGTTTCAACTTACTAAAGAAGAATGGACAGACTTGAAGTCGCAAAATGCGACCTCAAGTTGGGGTGGACGACGTAGCGAACCTTTTGTATTTACTGAACATGGAGTTTTAATGCTTTCGAGCGTTTTAAATAGTGAAAGAGCCATTGCTGTAAACATCAAGATCATGAGAGTTTATACAAGAATAAAAGAAATGTTACTTACCAGCAATGATTTATTATTACGAATGGAAAAGTTAGAAAGAAATACCAGTAAACACGATATGCAAATTTCACAGGTTTTTGATCTCATAAAACAGTTGGTAAAACGAGAAGAAGCTCCACGTACACAAATAGGTTATAAAGCAGATAACGAGTAA
- a CDS encoding DDE-type integrase/transposase/recombinase — translation MVVNTIEKVREHIPINQALKVFNISRSTFENYKSIVIHKCEPSYFNWCVRRFSHQLLSTEVRTIKKYRSDVNYKFWSKSSVYLKAVRDGELTCGMTTFYKYCRLLGFKNRPRKRKSDDYQPLKTSTPNEVWCADVTIFKTPDNKKHYIHFLMDHYSKMILGYRVENNSSAIAIKSMIQNATEKYKPQQLQFLTDGGIENVNKIVASFKDRYELNMDHNIPQKDVVFSNSMIEAMNKTIKHEFLFHKEINTREQLNRCLDQTVMTYNTIKPQMSLGGNTPIETFERTPIYLHQYTN, via the coding sequence ATGGTTGTAAATACCATCGAGAAAGTTAGAGAACACATCCCTATCAATCAAGCATTAAAAGTATTCAACATTTCCAGAAGCACTTTTGAAAATTATAAATCTATTGTGATTCATAAGTGTGAACCTTCTTATTTTAATTGGTGTGTGCGTAGGTTTTCCCATCAACTTCTATCTACTGAGGTACGGACCATCAAAAAGTATAGGAGTGATGTCAATTATAAATTTTGGTCTAAGTCTTCTGTTTATCTAAAAGCAGTTCGAGATGGTGAGTTAACATGTGGTATGACCACTTTTTATAAATATTGTAGGTTACTTGGTTTTAAGAATCGTCCTAGAAAAAGAAAATCAGATGATTATCAGCCTTTAAAAACATCAACACCTAATGAAGTTTGGTGCGCTGATGTTACCATCTTTAAAACACCTGATAATAAGAAACATTACATTCATTTTCTTATGGATCACTACTCTAAAATGATACTCGGTTATAGAGTCGAGAATAACAGCTCTGCTATCGCAATAAAATCTATGATTCAAAATGCTACTGAAAAATACAAACCACAGCAATTACAATTTCTTACCGATGGTGGAATTGAAAATGTAAACAAAATAGTCGCTAGCTTTAAAGATAGGTACGAGCTTAATATGGACCATAATATCCCTCAAAAAGACGTAGTGTTTTCTAACTCTATGATTGAAGCAATGAACAAAACAATCAAACATGAATTTCTCTTTCATAAAGAAATAAATACTAGAGAACAACTTAATAGGTGTCTTGATCAAACTGTTATGACCTATAACACAATAAAACCTCAAATGAGTTTAGGCGGTAATACACCAATTGAAACATTTGAAAGGACCCCTATTTATTTACACCAATATACCAATTGA
- a CDS encoding GTP-binding protein: MMQMDQEIVLRPRFQKSLSMTREVFMGLFDALHSDKQYVVSKADAHVFIRIPKNRSHFWSPELHLEVQEETDDRLLLKGLYGPKPTVWTMFMFLHFLVAGLFIASSIWLYTRFTLKDSINFPLIFMILMLLIWVVLYISGRMGRKKGEDQMKELQQFLDRVLETEGV; this comes from the coding sequence ATGATGCAGATGGATCAAGAAATTGTATTAAGGCCTAGGTTTCAAAAAAGCCTTTCTATGACACGAGAAGTGTTTATGGGTTTGTTTGATGCGCTCCATTCCGACAAGCAATATGTGGTAAGTAAGGCAGATGCTCATGTCTTTATACGTATTCCTAAAAACAGATCTCATTTTTGGTCTCCAGAATTACACCTAGAGGTACAGGAGGAAACAGATGATCGCTTACTGCTTAAAGGTTTATATGGTCCTAAACCTACTGTATGGACTATGTTTATGTTTTTGCATTTTCTTGTTGCAGGACTTTTCATCGCTTCCTCGATCTGGTTGTATACCCGATTTACCTTAAAAGATTCTATAAACTTTCCTTTAATATTCATGATTTTAATGCTGCTTATTTGGGTAGTTCTTTACATCTCTGGAAGGATGGGCAGGAAAAAGGGAGAAGATCAAATGAAAGAATTACAACAGTTCTTGGATCGGGTATTAGAGACCGAGGGAGTTTAA
- a CDS encoding chorismate synthase has protein sequence MFKKTILALCLISLVSCDPNDDNGGSSGTNTDFSYFPLAVANNWDYDIVTGTDTSSESLSVASVTGNEYTLTANPTTPVGFMTRILSGGALQAVSGKLIGNGTIDFGLQGLNNFTVTITNGTLYDQNASAGTELYSTTGSTAQTVQNFDLDINYEVTTIQQAAVAQMTVEGMSYTEVIHSQLIINASITTDLSIAGFTQQVPLLQSQDVVVIDNYWAKDIGLIKSENQLDYMLEDFSSLGVALPVPQSAQILTVQSLTGYTVN, from the coding sequence ATGTTCAAAAAAACAATACTTGCACTTTGTCTTATTTCATTAGTTTCTTGTGATCCTAATGATGATAATGGCGGTTCTAGTGGAACTAATACAGACTTTAGTTACTTTCCCCTTGCCGTCGCAAACAATTGGGATTATGATATAGTAACAGGAACAGATACTTCTTCAGAAAGCCTTAGCGTAGCTTCTGTAACTGGAAATGAGTATACGCTAACAGCAAACCCCACAACACCTGTTGGATTCATGACACGTATTTTAAGCGGCGGTGCATTGCAAGCAGTATCGGGAAAATTGATAGGGAATGGAACTATTGATTTTGGACTTCAAGGATTGAACAACTTTACTGTCACTATTACTAACGGTACTCTTTACGATCAAAATGCCAGTGCAGGTACAGAACTGTACAGCACTACTGGATCAACAGCACAAACCGTTCAGAATTTTGACTTAGATATTAATTATGAGGTCACCACAATACAACAAGCTGCTGTAGCCCAAATGACTGTAGAAGGAATGAGTTATACAGAGGTGATACACTCACAACTCATCATCAACGCTTCTATTACCACCGATTTAAGCATTGCTGGATTTACCCAGCAAGTACCCCTATTACAGTCACAAGATGTTGTCGTCATTGATAACTATTGGGCAAAAGATATAGGACTCATCAAGTCTGAAAATCAATTGGACTATATGTTGGAAGATTTTTCTTCTTTAGGAGTAGCGCTACCAGTGCCTCAGAGTGCACAAATTTTAACGGTGCAAAGTCTTACGGGTTATACGGTCAACTAG